The DNA window CGCAGTCTTGGTTTGGTCTGTGTCTGCTGTGCAGGAAAGAGATGCAGAAGAGCAGAGTAGTGCTTCTGGGAATGATGGGTGGGCAGGATACCTGCAAGACTTCTCTGTTCCTTTGCTCTGCTGCTACCACAGTGTAGAAACCCTCCCCTGGTTTGCAGATGGGCCAGGCTGAGCAGTGACAGCATGACTGCTGCTTCTACCTTGGCTCATATGAACGCAGTGTGAAGGATGGTGCTGTAGGAGGACTTTGCCTCCATTGCAGATTGTGCCTGACTGAAATAATGGAAGAAACACCGTGCGTATTTATTGACTTTCTGAACGTGATCTGTGGTTTCTGGGGTTTCTCCATGGAGTCTTTCCTAAACTCATATTGGAGGGGACCTGGGGGCTTTCCATCTTTGACATTAGTGGTTTTTTAATCCTCTCAACTCCCAGATAAATCATTGCTTGGGTTGCCTTTGCTCGGAGATGCTTGCTTGGATCAGTGGCCCAAAGAAAGTGTCCTTTACCTTTGTGTATGTGCAGGGCAGCTGCTTCCAGCCTTCTCTGTCTGTCACCAATGGACAGTCCCCGGAGCCAGCTCTGTGCTACAGGGAGATGCTGACCCAGCTGCAGTGGCACTGGCAAATCCCAGCCGAGGACAAATCCCCCCTCTATCCTGTCCGTGCCAGGTCTGTGCAGCCCCTGGGAGATGCATATCTGGAAATCCACTTCTTTTTAACCTCCCACATCTGGAACAAGGAGCTCATCTCCAGGTATCCCAGTCTGGGGTACTGGAGAGTAGCTTCCCTTCAATAGAACTGTTCTGAGCTTGTGGGTTATCTTGGCTGGTTAGGACCCCTGGAGATcatctttgtgttttcttgccACATGCACAAGGCTTTAGGGGTTCAAGCCTCAGACTTTCCTGGTCCCAACAAGCACAGAGCTGTCGTATTCCTACTCCTGTCCCGCACTGTCACTTGGCACAGCAGGCACTGCCGCTTCCTGTTCCCAGGCTAAAGGTTTATTTGTCTCACTTTGATTGCACCATGCAGTCCAAAACAACTGCTGAAACACACTACAGGGACACAGCAGCTCTAGAGCAGCACAGGTGAAGGGTTATTCAGCAATGTAAAAAGCCTCCAGGTCCCAAGAATCATTGAAACCCAAACCAGCACCACCTATTCAAAGATCATGTTGGGGAACAGCAATGTGACCAGGTCCTAAGAAGCCTACCTTGAAAAGCTGGCAGATGTAACCCCTCACTCCCAACTGAGCCAAGCACAGTCCCTAAGCCTTAAAGTCCCACCTAGGAGCTGCAAGATCCCACAGGGCTGCAAGATCTCAGCAACAGCATTTGGTTTGTCGCCTCGTAAGCCAAAAACTGTTGATGCTCACTAGTGCCAGAGTTAGGCAGCAAACATTTTGACCCTGAAGGACCTAGATTTAGGCAGGAAGCTGACAAACAAGTCAGGAAAGGCCTTTTTGCACCAGCTGGTTTCTTCTGTGAGCTGCTGCAATAAAGTAGCCGTGTGATGGATTGGAGCATAGTCTGTGGTGTTCAGAGTTTACCCTGTACAATTGTAAATTATGTAGATGGATTATAAGTTATTCAGAGAGGCGTCAGAGATGATCTGTATCAGAAGGTGCGAtccttttaatgaaaatttaaggaaaaaaaccaaacagataaaaaaaccagcagaaactgtcaatttggttggttttttttatgtctgtatgtggctggggtgggaggggaacAAGCTGGTAGGAATAGAGAGCCATCAGTGTCATTTGCCCCTCTGTGGCTGATGTCTTCTCATCATCACTTTGGGACTGCACACTGTGTTACGCAGAGAATTCCTGCCCAAAGAGCTCTTTTGCGAAGGGATGGGCAGAAatggcagagctgcagaaatgtGGAAGCAGCAGGCTATAACCTCCGCGCTGGCTGCCCCTCAATTCCCCTCTGTTCATATTCTGTCCCTGCAGCCTCAAAGTCTGGCACTTCCAAGCTTCCCACTCCCCTGTCAGGGCCAGCACTTGGCCCAGCATGCATAGGCTTGGACTGGGAAAGGGGTGAAACGCTGGCTTTCTCCAATCATCTTCTAATCCCGCTGATGCTACTAATAGCAGGAGCTGCTCATCGATAGAGCAGGAACAGTTCCTGAACTTGTGTTACAGAATTAGCACAGCTGTGAGAAAGAGAATTCCACAGGTTGTTTTATTTACCCCTGGAAATCGTGGGCAGCTAATGCAGGTGACAGAGCAACCATAGCACAGGGATGGTGTTCAGGTGTTCCCCGTACCCGGGAATTGCTGGCTTTGAAGTGGCTCCATCTTCTGCATAGGGCATAGGTGAAATACCTGGAGGAATGTGGCAAGTGGACCTCAAGGGAATGAGGGAGGACAGGATTGCCTGGAGCCAGGGAGAGCACAGAAGCAGGGTCCACTCATAAATACCAGAGCCTGCAGGTAGGGCTTAGAAGCACAACactcctggcacagctctgtTAGGGATTTTACCTGGCAGGGTTCCCCACCTCCCTCCAGCTCATTGGAGACTCCCAGCCTCTTCTCTTGAATACATATATTTAAGCCATTATATTGCACTTGTCTTTGTTACATCCAAATGCCTCCAGCTCTCTCTGATGGGCAGAGATGCAAACATCTTTCCAGCAGACAGTGGTTGACACCAAGCTGTCTTGCCAAAGTCCGTGTATGTCTCTGTGTGGTGGCTTGCTGCGTCACCACATGGTCCCCGCTGTGTCGTGTCAGCTCTGGCTTCTAGTGTGAGTCACTGCcgcctcctccacctcctgcaCAAACCTTGAGAAGCCTGGGCAGCTTGGGCCTTTGCAGGTAGTTAAGGTGATCCCCAGCCCACTGCCTGTGAGCTCTGCATCCTGAACAACCTCCTCCATCCATCACCTCTCCCAGAATGTCACCTCAGACAACCTGAAAACACCCACTGGCTGTAAATTCTTAgacacactggaaaaaaaaatatgaatcaGCTCTTTTCCAGGGACCTCAAGAGCTAGAATGAATCCAGCGATAAGAAGTCCTGGCATAGATCATTTTTATATATGGAAAGGGAAGTCATCTACTGCCAGCTCCCAGTGAAAAGCCACGGACTGATCAAGGGGGAGGACAAGGCTGCACAGCCACTGTTAACTATCAATTGATGTGTCTTCGTCACACAACCTcctcagcagcactgctgcaagGGGCCAGGAATAAATCAGCTCTAGCAGCAGTGTTCACATCCGTATTTCGTACCCCACCATGGTGATTTCAGTCACTCTCTGCTTGGGcagctcttcccttttctcagcTGAACTCGCTGAGCCCTCCCCAGGCACTCAGCATCCAGGCGGTCCTGCGGCACTCAACCATAAAGCCAGATGACAGCAGCTGTCGAACGCTGCTGggataaacaaagcaaaaacgGGGGAAAGCCCATCATAAAGTTCATTCAAAGCAAGGAAGATGTGATCTCCCCAAGTCTCGCTTTGGGTTCATTAGAATTGAGGCTCTGCTGGTTTCTCTGCTGCATCATTTTGTTGGTGTGTATCTTCTGGGTGACTCCAGGGCTTGGAAACAGCTCCATGGGACACTGGTGTTGTGATGACTCCTGTGAACACTATTTGCATGAACACACAACACAGTGCACAGACCAGCTGGCTGCAAAGCACGGTGGTAAAGCAGGACTACGAACACATGAATAAATGCATGAGAACAAACCCAAAGAATCCGTACTCAAAGAACATATTTCCCACCACAAATGAGGATTTGGGAGCTCTGATTGCACTAAGCTTCTGAATTCAGTGATTCATGAGCCTATTTTTCCTTGCATCCTGCCCAGCAGAGATGTTGCCAGACCTGCAGGGACTGCTGGAGTCCACCAGCACGTGGAAAACTCTTCCCTTTCAGAGGTGTGTAGTGCAAGAGTTCAGCAGCCAGCCCTTCCTGAAGTTTGTAGGGCTGGAAAGGTGAGGAGCAGAGTGAAGGTGTTAGCTCagaggggagcagagctgtggaGGCCAGGGGACATCACTGCAGCCCTGGGGCAGCTGCCCTAAAGCAGCTTAAACTGTCAGGGTGTGACATTCACTGGGGAAGCCTCCAGAGAAGCTGAACGGCAGCAGTGCCACAGAGGGTCAGCTGTGCTTGCCCTGGCTCTGAGGGGTTTTACAGCCCTGCCATACTGCCCCATCCAGCCTAGGTCTCTGTCTCAAGGGCGTTGAAGCTGTGTGTGATGAGTTGTGTCtgctctcagcctgcccttgggCTTAGAGGGGGCATCAGGTGCCTCCTGTGAAACAAGTGACCAAATTGAAGCCCTATAGCTGGGACAGCCCTGCTCCAGCCACCTGGTGTCCcctgggtggggaggagggaccAGCCATGGGCACGGTCAGCTCCCTGGGGCCACGAGGGAAGAGCAGatccagcagggctgggaggatgGGGGTCTCCCGCAGCAGCCAGAGGGGACTCAGAAGGGCTGTATCCCAGCAGGGAGCACCTCCAGCCCACCTCCCTGGTGTAGGCTGGCACATGGGGTGCTGTGATGCTGAGTGCTGAGCACCCCTGGGCCCCATCCCACTGGaagcgggtggacgaggtagcCCAAGCCACCCAACAGCCCATGGCTGAACCAGGTAGGGATGAGAAAGGTGGGAATATGATAGGGATGAGCATGGATGAGAGGAgggctccgtgcctcagtttccccagacagagctgggggtgggaggCTTTCTTGGGGTTGCTGGATTTGTCGCTATGTTTCAACCAGCCTGCTCTCTCCTTCCCAGGatgaggggagggagaggttgGGCCAGGACTGGGATTGAAgggtgtggggctgagggcagtgGGATCAAGGGAAGTGGGATcgaaggggatggaggggagcagggctgaggggagtggggtgaggggagcaggtttgaGGGCTGCAGGGGAGACAGGAGTGGGATTgaggggagtggggctggggggagctgtGAGGGGAGTGAAATCAAGGGAAGTGGGATCAAAGGGGGCAGGATTGAGTGAGAAGGATTGAGGGGAGTGGGATTGATGGGAACATGGCTGAGGGAAGCGGGATTGCTGGCAGCGGGATagctggggacagggctgagGAGGCAGGATTGATGGGAGTGGGGTGAGGGCAGCAGGATTGAGGGGATCTGGTTTGAGGGGAGTGGATTTGAGGGCAGTGGGGTTGCGGGGAACAGGAttgaggggagcagggctgggggggctgtgaggggagTGAGATCAAGGGAAGAGGGACTGAGTGAGAAGGATTGAGGAGAGTAGGATTGATGGGAACAGGGCTGAGGGCGGTGGGATTGATGGGAGTGGAGCTGAGGGGAGCAGGATTGGTGGGAGCAGGGTGAGGGCAGCGGGATTGAAGGGGTTGGGTTTGAGGGGAGTGGGGTTGAGGGGAGTGGGAttgaggggagaggggctgggggggagttGTGAGGGGAGTGAGATCAAGGGAAGAAGGACCAAGTGAGAAGGATTGAGGGGAGTGGGATTGATGGGAACAGGGCTGAGAGGAGCGGGATTGGTTGGCAGCGGGCTTACTGGGggcagggctgaggggagaggggtagctggggctggggaagcGTCTGTGGCCACCAAGGAGGCAGCGTGGGATCCCCGAGTGACCTGTGCGGTGCCCACGAGGAACGCATCCATTGCCCCTTTTAAGCATCACGTCCAGAGCCCTCGAGCAGCATGTGTGGTGCCTTCGAGCAGTGTGTCTGGAGTTCCAGAGCAGCGTGTGCTGAGCCCTCGAGCAGTGTGTGCGGTGCCGCTGTCCATGTCGGGCGTGCGTCCAGAGTCCCCGAGCACCGTGTGCGGTGCCCACGAGGAGTGTGTCTACTGCCCCGTGAGCAGCGCGTCCAGTGTCCCCAAGCATCGTGTCCAGTGTTGCCCAAACATCGTGTCTGGTGTCCCCAAGCATTGTGTCTGGAGTCTCTGAGCAGTGTGTCTGGTATCCCTGAGCATCGTGTCCAGTGTCCCCAAACATCGTGTCTGGTGTCCCTGAGCATCATGTCCCCAAACATTGTGTCTGGTGACCTTGAGCATCGTGTCTGGAGTCTCTGAGCATCCTGGCCAGTGTCCCCAAGTATCGTGTCTGGAGTCCCTGAGGAGCATGTCCACTGTCCCCGAGCATCGTGTCTGGAGTCCCCAAGTATCATGCCTGGAGTCCCTGAGCATCGTGTCTGGAGCCCCCACACATTGTGTCCTCAAACATTGTGTCTGGTGACCTTGAGCATCGTGCCCGGTGACCCTGAGCATCATGTCTGGAGTCCCTGAGCATCCTATCCAGTGTCCCCGAACACTGTGTCTGGAGTCCCTGAGCAGTGTGTGTGGTGCCCGCAGGCAGAGCCCACTGTGGGTCCATGCAGGGTCAGTGGGATGTGGGTTGCGCCCTGGCTGTCTCGgcgctgctgtggctgctgcagtgAGGAGAAAGGCAACACCAACCAATGCAGCTGCCcaggggttgtttggcctgacAGTAAGCAGAGGGATTGGTGGAGGTGAGACAAACGGCTACTCTGATGGTCCCTCTGGCTGAACAGCTTCTGTGGAAGCAGCTAACTGGGAGACACGAGAGGTGCCAGCTCCCTACAGACCTCCCTTAAACGTGCTTGGACCTTCCTTTCGTGGGCTCAAAAAAGCAACAAGTAGTCTGGGTTCTGCTGCAACAGATCTTACTGATAATGCTGAAGAAAGCTTTTCTGCTACTGAAAGTAATGACCtctctttgtttaaaacaacTCTTCCTACTGGTGGAGATGCTTATGTGTCTGGAAACCTTTCTGATCACCAGAAAGACACTCAAGATGTCAGGTTCAAGCTGGTAAAAAACATCTTTCAGGACAGAGAGAATCAGGTTTTTCTGATGGTGCTGGGTGCTGTCGTGCTTTGGGAACTGTTGGCTTCCTCTCTGGAATGGATAGTGGACAAAAGTCACTATGAATACCTCGACTTCATTGATGCGACTGACAGGTATGGGAAGCTGTGGATTTGGAGTTATGTGGGCATGTCTGTAGGCGCCTGCAGCATTGCTGTAATCGCGGATCAACTGGAttgcttcagcagcagcacggTCACCCACCTTGCACACCCAGGCACAGAGACATCCCTGCACGCTGTTCTTCAGAGCCTCTGCTATGGCAAAGGAGCAAGCCTGGGCAGTTTTGCAGGGGGGTT is part of the Phaenicophaeus curvirostris isolate KB17595 chromosome 19, BPBGC_Pcur_1.0, whole genome shotgun sequence genome and encodes:
- the MFSD6L gene encoding LOW QUALITY PROTEIN: major facilitator superfamily domain-containing protein 6-like (The sequence of the model RefSeq protein was modified relative to this genomic sequence to represent the inferred CDS: substituted 1 base at 1 genomic stop codon), with translation MLPDLQGLLESTSTWKTLPFQRCVVQEFSSQPFLKFVGLERQSPLWVHAGSVGCGLRPGCLGAAVAAAVRRKATPTNAAAQGLFGLTVSRGIGGGETNGYSDGPSGXTASVEAANWETREVPAPYRPPLNVLGPSFRGLKKATSSLGSAATDLTDNAEESFSATESNDLSLFKTTLPTGGDAYVSGNLSDHQKDTQDVRFKLVKNIFQDRENQVFLMVLGAVVLWELLASSLEWIVDKSHYEYLDFIDATDRYGKLWIWSYVGMSVGACSIAVIADQLDCFSSSTVTHLAHPGTETSLHAVLQSLCYGKGASLGSFAGGFVMKHFGLAVLYRASCICLVLLVFLFLILQAKLPLQKKIIYSRLLAADSSDVSGSDEENERDWLVKAMKEESFNRSWSQHGSN